Proteins from one Leptospira fletcheri genomic window:
- a CDS encoding cytochrome c maturation protein CcmE — MNVKFAILAGTIALSLGAIAFFSSKETSYILLDASELAAHPAKYDGDELLRVRGFVKLGTVVREGKTAKFVLQLNDREVPVYFTGATLLPDAFKEGTRARVDGVWKNGTLVADRVEAKCASKYEAGYSDQEASAEEYESGSR; from the coding sequence ATGAACGTTAAATTCGCAATCCTCGCCGGTACCATCGCTCTCTCCTTGGGAGCCATCGCCTTCTTTTCCTCCAAAGAAACCTCTTATATCCTTTTGGATGCTTCGGAACTCGCCGCTCACCCCGCAAAGTACGACGGGGATGAATTGCTCCGAGTGCGAGGATTCGTAAAACTAGGGACCGTTGTCCGCGAGGGAAAAACCGCCAAATTCGTTCTGCAACTGAACGATCGGGAAGTCCCCGTGTATTTCACGGGAGCGACACTTCTCCCGGATGCGTTCAAGGAAGGCACTCGCGCCAGAGTGGACGGAGTCTGGAAAAACGGAACTCTCGTCGCGGATAGAGTAGAGGCAAAATGCGCTTCCAAATACGAAGCGGGTTATTCCGATCAGGAAGCCTCTGCAGAAGAATATGAAAGCGGGTCCCGATGA
- a CDS encoding fatty acid desaturase family protein: METKKKQLGIIRHRADLRPFFWVLGVGSLQFCAFYFCDSVESAIYSALALFIPQALVGPISHNHAHYSMLKPKWMNKVLEVLMYLESGQMASKFRLHHNFGHHLHYTDPKKDTSTWVRSNGSSMNRLEYIFMYFVTYTYRTVQVGKSHPALLRQFYWQQFFATVVIGTLVYLNPLNALILYLIPMLLSWLVFINFTYDNHIDLHSKDDYEASMTNKNPLVNFLIFNNGYHLAHHIKQGLHWSELPEFHKSIEYRIPEHLRPVIVR; this comes from the coding sequence ATGGAAACTAAGAAAAAACAATTGGGTATTATCAGGCATAGAGCCGATCTACGGCCCTTTTTTTGGGTGTTAGGGGTCGGTTCTCTGCAGTTTTGTGCGTTTTATTTTTGCGATTCTGTCGAATCGGCGATTTATTCCGCACTTGCTCTATTCATCCCGCAGGCGTTAGTAGGTCCGATCAGTCATAACCACGCCCACTATTCCATGTTGAAACCGAAATGGATGAACAAGGTCTTGGAAGTGCTCATGTATTTGGAGTCGGGTCAGATGGCGAGTAAGTTCCGTCTGCATCACAACTTCGGTCACCACCTGCACTACACGGATCCCAAAAAGGACACTTCCACTTGGGTTCGTTCGAACGGATCTTCCATGAATCGCCTGGAATACATCTTTATGTATTTCGTGACCTACACGTATAGAACCGTTCAGGTGGGAAAATCGCATCCGGCTCTTTTGCGCCAATTCTACTGGCAGCAATTCTTTGCGACCGTTGTGATCGGTACTCTGGTTTATCTGAATCCACTGAATGCGTTGATCCTGTATCTGATTCCGATGCTTCTCTCCTGGTTGGTGTTCATCAATTTCACGTACGACAACCATATCGACCTACACTCTAAGGACGATTACGAGGCTTCGATGACCAATAAGAATCCGCTTGTTAATTTTCTGATATTCAATAACGGATACCACTTGGCTCATCATATCAAGCAAGGCCTCCATTGGTCGGAGCTTCCCGAGTTTCACAAGTCTATCGAATATAGAATTCCGGAACATTTACGTCCCGTGATCGTAAGGTGA
- a CDS encoding DMT family transporter, translated as MKATVVAVFVVALFFNALANILIKASSLGDKTDAAPGIEGLVRSFLHPVFFAGIASFGIALLGYRWVLGKGLKLSLAYPVFTSAGFIIVLLASTFLFKEKLNWSQWAGILLIVAGVWLTAGEMFD; from the coding sequence ATGAAAGCGACTGTAGTGGCAGTATTCGTAGTGGCATTATTCTTCAACGCTTTAGCGAACATTCTGATCAAAGCAAGCTCCCTAGGAGATAAGACGGATGCGGCGCCCGGAATCGAAGGTCTGGTCCGGAGTTTTCTTCACCCTGTGTTCTTTGCAGGAATCGCTTCGTTCGGGATCGCCTTGCTCGGATACAGATGGGTGTTGGGAAAAGGTTTGAAGCTTTCCTTGGCATATCCCGTTTTTACCTCGGCCGGTTTCATTATCGTTTTACTTGCCTCTACGTTTCTATTTAAAGAAAAATTAAATTGGTCCCAGTGGGCCGGAATCCTTTTGATCGTGGCCGGAGTTTGGTTGACAGCCGGCGAAATGTTCGACTGA
- a CDS encoding polysaccharide deacetylase family protein, with product MPFFALILFCAFVFSCAKSPDRRDPTGSSARYGAVGFYDGDPVPDRVAYLTFDDGPSDWTSEILDVLKSERIPATFFICGIWAPNVNRTNNSFRKFRDVLVRMKREGHAVGNHTIGHRNLMPLSEEKIRNQFRENQEMYDRELGKESSRMTLLRPPFGSPFNRSVSEESKRRVGLALRREGIVAMWSKHFDSSDSKDWVRGEWYEKGPRVNLDDERFKAKMERIYSRLVSGANGKGIVVLFHDTHPTTKEILTSVIRKLRAEGYSFATMEEYSLWRWGKSSSELLVTERNSE from the coding sequence ATGCCTTTTTTCGCGCTTATCTTATTCTGCGCCTTCGTCTTCTCTTGCGCTAAATCTCCGGATCGTAGGGATCCTACGGGCAGTTCCGCGAGGTACGGGGCCGTCGGATTTTACGACGGGGACCCTGTCCCGGACAGGGTGGCATATTTGACCTTCGATGACGGACCTTCCGACTGGACCTCCGAAATTCTCGACGTTCTGAAATCCGAGCGAATTCCTGCGACGTTTTTCATCTGCGGGATTTGGGCTCCGAACGTGAATCGTACGAACAATAGTTTCCGAAAATTCCGGGATGTGTTGGTCCGGATGAAAAGAGAGGGCCATGCCGTGGGAAATCATACGATCGGCCACAGGAATCTCATGCCCTTGTCCGAGGAAAAAATCCGGAACCAGTTCCGGGAAAACCAGGAAATGTACGATCGCGAACTCGGAAAAGAATCCTCTCGGATGACTCTTTTACGTCCTCCTTTCGGTTCCCCGTTCAATCGTTCCGTTTCCGAAGAATCCAAGAGAAGAGTGGGGCTGGCATTGAGACGGGAAGGAATCGTGGCAATGTGGTCCAAACATTTCGACTCCTCGGATTCCAAAGATTGGGTACGGGGAGAATGGTACGAAAAAGGCCCCCGCGTGAATCTGGACGACGAAAGATTCAAGGCGAAAATGGAGAGGATCTATTCTAGACTCGTGAGCGGCGCTAACGGAAAGGGGATCGTGGTTCTCTTTCACGATACCCATCCTACGACCAAGGAAATCCTGACCTCGGTGATTCGGAAATTACGGGCAGAAGGATATAGCTTTGCTACGATGGAAGAATATTCCCTCTGGCGTTGGGGGAAGTCCAGCTCCGAGCTTTTGGTTACCGAACGGAATTCGGAATAA
- a CDS encoding YdcF family protein has protein sequence METVFFVLSKIAGIFLFPLPICLILAFWAGLKLPKKKQRIAVCLPLLLLWVCSTDSFSQWLVQGLEEKYPPVSSKELPKADAIVVLGGAVDNMNLYSERPQLGPSAERMTDAILLYKEGKAPRIVFTGGSGNLLFQTKKEAEFAEMFFLSFGIPKTAIFLESQSRNTKENAEYTAEIFRKKGWKSLILITSAFHMERSLRVFHKTGLKIHPWPTDYNSQIKVLTLDSFVPSAHTLALTSTVWKERIGLLVYEARERISTFLPLRLRFPWSKD, from the coding sequence ATGGAGACTGTTTTTTTCGTACTTTCCAAGATTGCCGGAATCTTTCTATTTCCCTTGCCGATCTGTTTGATTTTGGCTTTCTGGGCCGGACTCAAGCTTCCGAAAAAGAAGCAAAGAATCGCGGTTTGTCTCCCTCTGCTTCTGCTCTGGGTCTGTTCTACGGATTCGTTTTCCCAATGGTTAGTTCAGGGTTTAGAAGAGAAATATCCGCCGGTTTCCTCCAAAGAACTTCCCAAGGCGGACGCGATCGTCGTATTGGGAGGAGCCGTGGACAATATGAATCTCTATTCCGAGAGACCTCAATTGGGTCCTTCCGCAGAACGGATGACGGATGCGATTTTGTTATACAAAGAAGGAAAGGCGCCTCGCATCGTTTTTACCGGAGGCTCCGGAAACCTACTCTTCCAAACCAAAAAAGAAGCAGAGTTCGCGGAGATGTTTTTCCTTTCTTTCGGGATCCCGAAAACCGCGATTTTTTTGGAAAGCCAAAGCCGGAATACCAAGGAAAACGCGGAATATACCGCCGAGATCTTCCGCAAAAAGGGCTGGAAATCCCTGATTTTAATCACTTCCGCCTTTCACATGGAAAGGTCCTTGAGAGTATTTCATAAGACCGGGCTGAAAATTCATCCTTGGCCTACGGATTACAATTCCCAGATCAAGGTCCTAACCTTGGATTCCTTCGTTCCTTCGGCCCACACCCTCGCGCTCACCAGCACCGTCTGGAAGGAGAGGATCGGACTCTTGGTTTACGAGGCCCGAGAGCGTATTTCCACTTTTCTTCCCCTTAGGCTCCGGTTTCCTTGGTCTAAGGACTAG
- a CDS encoding CaiB/BaiF CoA transferase family protein yields MNKGPLSGVKVVDLSLLLPGPLCSMYLGDMGAEVIKIENPRAMDATRVMFKNEKGAPSLFLMLNRNKKAITLNLKREASKEILFKLLEDADILLEGFRPDGLAKMGLGYQDLKDRFPRLIYCGIYGYGDSGAYRDFAGHDLNYLSLSGVLAQTGKNPQAPGFQLADIGGGTLTALSSILAALYYREKTGKGQKIAVSMMEASLQFISLYAGIYSATGTNPEGGNELLSGKLPNYNTYKTKEGRWVALGALEEMFFKTFLRQAGLDIHLESTPLDEGHFDAWKKILTEYFSSKTLVELQPIFENPDSCLTPVKTMDEVAADPVLREKGMILDRKHPKFGDYIQFGSPFPFSETKVSYRSDPPEHGEHTTEILKSLGYEDADIEEFRKEKVI; encoded by the coding sequence ATGAACAAAGGTCCACTTTCCGGCGTAAAGGTCGTCGATCTCAGCCTTTTGTTGCCGGGACCTCTTTGCTCCATGTACCTCGGGGACATGGGAGCGGAAGTGATTAAAATCGAGAATCCGAGGGCGATGGATGCCACGAGAGTGATGTTCAAAAACGAAAAAGGAGCTCCTTCTCTGTTTCTGATGTTGAATCGGAACAAAAAAGCGATCACTCTGAATTTGAAACGGGAGGCGTCCAAAGAAATCCTATTTAAATTATTGGAGGACGCGGATATCCTGCTGGAAGGATTCCGACCCGACGGCTTGGCAAAAATGGGGCTCGGATACCAGGATTTGAAAGACCGATTTCCTCGCTTGATTTACTGCGGGATTTACGGTTACGGAGATTCGGGGGCGTACCGGGATTTTGCCGGGCATGACCTGAATTATTTGTCCTTATCCGGAGTTCTGGCCCAAACAGGCAAGAATCCGCAGGCGCCCGGTTTTCAGTTGGCAGACATAGGTGGAGGAACCTTGACCGCTCTTTCCTCCATTTTAGCCGCGTTGTATTATCGGGAAAAAACCGGTAAGGGGCAGAAGATCGCGGTTTCCATGATGGAAGCTTCTCTCCAATTCATTTCTCTTTACGCAGGAATCTATTCCGCGACAGGAACGAATCCGGAAGGGGGGAACGAACTTCTATCCGGAAAGCTCCCGAATTACAATACGTACAAAACCAAGGAAGGGAGATGGGTCGCGCTCGGAGCCTTGGAGGAAATGTTCTTCAAAACCTTTCTGCGCCAGGCCGGTTTGGACATCCATTTGGAATCGACTCCCTTGGACGAAGGTCACTTCGACGCTTGGAAAAAGATCCTAACGGAATATTTTTCCTCGAAGACTTTAGTGGAGTTGCAGCCGATCTTCGAAAACCCGGATTCTTGCCTGACCCCCGTAAAAACCATGGACGAGGTCGCTGCGGATCCGGTTTTGCGGGAAAAAGGAATGATTCTAGACCGGAAGCATCCCAAATTCGGGGATTATATCCAGTTCGGTTCTCCGTTTCCGTTTTCCGAGACAAAAGTCTCCTATCGGTCCGATCCTCCGGAACACGGAGAGCATACGACGGAAATCCTGAAATCCCTAGGATATGAGGATGCCGACATCGAAGAATTTCGGAAAGAGAAGGTCATCTGA
- a CDS encoding protoporphyrinogen/coproporphyrinogen oxidase encodes MKQKSVAVIGGGISGIAVAHYLREKGIRVQIIEAEDRLGGRMATASLRGRGIALGGKNIGVKYSLFREFTKSMGDHPFEYFGLNSSRIRNGKIVTFDEKRRWRGMLEFAKSFSLRDLVRMIPMIRAIKADRSKDGYLGSPFFQSWQRKTKDPKLASIFHKNLVEQFIRPMTVRMNGAEPAEASVGNFGSNLSVAFDTYEQLSNGLDPLFERFSSLVPVRLNTSLESLIVRDGRVVGIKVLQEKRLEDLYFDHVILTTPASVSASLLRSNFPELSGTLEQVRYFPVAVVVAEYAKPVFNEKVRALVFPPDKPLSNAGVYGVNDRHIVRYTFSGKSAREILSSRPSLEDLVALGERTLSEFIPFGENPRISFTGKVMKLGLCAYAFDYERFRRDFDFQSSAIQGLELTGDYLRGASIEACFRAAKECVDGLKISDTRIQSGKEEETALAASY; translated from the coding sequence ATGAAGCAGAAATCGGTAGCAGTCATAGGCGGCGGGATCTCCGGGATCGCCGTCGCCCATTATCTTAGAGAAAAAGGGATTCGCGTTCAGATCATCGAGGCCGAGGACAGACTCGGAGGAAGGATGGCAACCGCGTCTCTTCGCGGCCGAGGTATAGCCTTGGGAGGAAAAAACATCGGAGTGAAGTATTCCCTATTTCGGGAATTTACCAAGTCCATGGGCGATCATCCTTTCGAATACTTTGGTTTGAACTCTTCTCGGATCCGGAACGGAAAAATCGTCACGTTCGACGAGAAAAGAAGATGGAGAGGAATGTTGGAGTTCGCCAAGTCCTTTTCTCTTCGCGACCTCGTTCGGATGATTCCTATGATCCGTGCGATTAAGGCGGATCGGAGCAAGGACGGTTATCTCGGAAGCCCTTTCTTTCAAAGTTGGCAAAGGAAAACCAAGGACCCTAAGCTTGCCTCCATATTCCACAAAAATCTTGTGGAGCAGTTCATCCGCCCGATGACGGTACGGATGAACGGAGCCGAACCGGCAGAGGCCAGCGTAGGAAATTTCGGCAGCAATCTGAGTGTGGCTTTCGATACATACGAACAATTATCGAACGGATTGGATCCCTTATTCGAGCGTTTCTCTTCTTTGGTTCCCGTGAGGCTGAACACAAGCTTGGAATCTCTGATCGTCCGCGACGGAAGAGTCGTGGGAATCAAAGTGCTCCAGGAAAAGAGACTGGAAGATCTGTATTTCGATCATGTGATATTGACGACCCCGGCTTCCGTCTCGGCTTCTCTCTTGCGGAGCAATTTTCCCGAATTGAGCGGAACTCTCGAACAGGTCCGGTATTTTCCCGTTGCTGTCGTCGTTGCGGAATACGCCAAACCGGTGTTTAACGAAAAAGTGCGGGCTCTAGTTTTCCCACCGGACAAACCTTTGAGCAATGCCGGCGTTTACGGTGTGAATGACAGGCATATCGTAAGATATACGTTCAGCGGAAAGTCCGCCAGGGAAATTCTTTCGAGCCGGCCTTCCTTGGAGGATCTGGTCGCACTCGGAGAAAGGACTTTGTCGGAGTTCATCCCATTTGGAGAGAACCCTCGGATTTCCTTTACCGGAAAAGTCATGAAACTCGGGTTGTGTGCGTACGCGTTCGATTACGAGAGATTCAGAAGGGACTTCGACTTTCAATCTTCCGCAATCCAAGGGCTGGAACTGACCGGAGATTATCTTCGAGGCGCTTCCATAGAAGCCTGTTTTAGAGCCGCAAAAGAGTGCGTGGACGGACTGAAGATTTCGGATACGCGAATTCAAAGCGGCAAAGAGGAAGAAACAGCCTTGGCGGCGAGTTACTAG
- a CDS encoding AfsA-related hotdog domain-containing protein — translation MSLIEEKPQIVKEHSGMELVESFDRKLVHKYNEENVLLSGLDKLKSDGEHEKYLITVRVKMDHSFFFEHPRNHVPGMYIIEAGRQAGLAIAHKFYSVSFESEFVLNQLTAEFFSFANIWQPLQILIEAKDVTWRKGQLVSYNLKGTFLQNSKEIAVICGILTVMGKNIMEKLERSFSKLEPESKA, via the coding sequence ATGTCTCTGATAGAAGAAAAACCGCAAATCGTTAAGGAACATTCCGGAATGGAATTAGTGGAAAGTTTCGATAGAAAACTCGTTCACAAATACAACGAAGAGAATGTTCTTTTGTCCGGCCTCGATAAATTGAAAAGCGACGGAGAACACGAGAAGTATCTGATCACCGTAAGGGTGAAGATGGATCATTCTTTCTTCTTCGAGCACCCGAGGAACCATGTGCCGGGCATGTACATCATCGAAGCCGGACGTCAGGCGGGACTTGCGATCGCCCACAAGTTTTATTCAGTTTCATTCGAGAGCGAATTCGTACTGAATCAATTGACCGCCGAGTTCTTCAGTTTCGCGAATATCTGGCAACCTTTACAGATCTTGATCGAAGCGAAGGACGTGACTTGGAGAAAAGGACAACTCGTCAGTTACAATTTAAAGGGAACCTTCCTGCAAAACTCGAAGGAGATCGCGGTGATCTGCGGGATCTTGACCGTAATGGGTAAGAACATTATGGAAAAGCTCGAGCGATCGTTTTCCAAATTGGAACCGGAGTCGAAAGCCTAA
- a CDS encoding helix-turn-helix domain-containing protein yields the protein MKESKTGALFYFEGRILFANRGLVTEAHSHYAASILISISSPFQIETEEGVRTSYQAVILSPNFHHSLLAEESEIVVLQFDPHSSDYSSIAAKYGRTGIHEIPANDLEPIRKDCRDLLEGKLECGSAKLLFESILSAIGAETPAKGILDPRIQAATERMKRSLPKSVSVPELAQESGFSETRFMHLFKEQLGLPVRQYQLWLRLQEAATLLKDGGNLTDAAYAAGFADQAHLSRTFKKMFGVQPSRFLGPNSSVRVVFCP from the coding sequence ATGAAGGAGTCCAAAACGGGAGCCCTTTTTTATTTCGAAGGAAGGATCCTATTCGCAAATCGCGGATTGGTAACGGAAGCGCATTCCCATTATGCTGCCTCGATTCTCATTTCGATTTCTTCTCCGTTTCAAATCGAAACGGAAGAGGGCGTTAGGACCTCGTACCAAGCCGTAATCCTTTCTCCGAATTTCCATCATTCACTCTTGGCGGAAGAATCCGAAATCGTCGTACTCCAATTCGATCCGCATAGCAGCGATTATTCCTCCATTGCGGCAAAATACGGTCGCACGGGAATCCACGAAATTCCGGCCAACGACCTGGAGCCGATCCGCAAGGATTGCAGGGATCTTTTGGAAGGAAAGTTGGAATGCGGATCCGCTAAACTGTTATTCGAAAGCATACTCTCGGCGATCGGTGCGGAAACGCCCGCCAAAGGGATTCTGGATCCGAGAATCCAGGCGGCCACGGAAAGAATGAAACGTTCCCTTCCGAAATCCGTTTCCGTACCGGAGCTGGCACAAGAATCCGGTTTTTCAGAAACGAGGTTCATGCATTTGTTCAAGGAACAACTCGGGTTGCCCGTTCGTCAGTACCAACTTTGGCTCCGATTGCAGGAGGCTGCCACCTTGTTAAAAGACGGAGGAAATCTTACGGACGCGGCTTATGCCGCCGGATTCGCGGACCAGGCACATCTCAGTAGAACATTCAAGAAAATGTTCGGAGTGCAACCCTCCCGTTTTTTAGGCCCGAACAGTTCCGTCCGGGTCGTATTCTGCCCCTAG
- a CDS encoding alpha/beta fold hydrolase gives MQRKTFQFRGLSLSYIDAGRKKAPPVLIAHANGYSAGCYRYYTEKLSKKFRVLALDFCGHGESQPSLEWKNWSFFRDQILALIESEHLENCIGIGHSMGGASLLLSSYLRPEKFRKIIALDPVVLDIKSVLYAYFFRTSMAKGALSRRREFSDLNLIRRAYRKRSAFANWDDGIFEDYLKSCFRKEKGKIVLCCPPELEAKIFNSANLLSLFQYPKIKVEAHITIPEKYEVCSPKAAGEIVQGNRNSTLEIWPNATHFFPFEEPERTWNRIRNVLGMEK, from the coding sequence ATGCAGAGAAAAACATTCCAGTTCCGAGGACTTAGCCTTTCCTACATCGACGCCGGACGAAAAAAAGCTCCTCCCGTTTTGATCGCACATGCCAACGGTTATAGCGCCGGCTGCTATCGGTATTATACGGAAAAACTTTCCAAGAAGTTTCGTGTTCTTGCCCTGGACTTCTGCGGTCACGGGGAATCGCAACCCAGTTTGGAATGGAAAAATTGGTCTTTCTTTCGGGATCAGATTTTAGCTCTCATCGAATCGGAACATCTGGAAAACTGTATCGGAATCGGTCACTCCATGGGAGGAGCGAGCCTTCTCCTTTCCTCCTATTTGCGTCCGGAGAAATTCCGAAAAATCATCGCTCTGGATCCGGTCGTTCTCGACATCAAGTCCGTCTTGTACGCGTATTTCTTTCGAACCTCTATGGCAAAGGGAGCGCTTTCCCGCCGTCGCGAATTTTCCGATCTGAATTTGATCCGGAGGGCTTATCGAAAACGAAGCGCCTTCGCGAACTGGGACGACGGAATCTTCGAAGATTACCTGAAAAGCTGTTTCCGAAAAGAGAAAGGCAAGATCGTGCTTTGTTGCCCGCCGGAACTGGAGGCAAAAATATTCAACTCCGCGAATCTACTCAGTCTATTCCAATATCCCAAAATCAAAGTAGAAGCGCATATCACCATACCGGAAAAATACGAAGTCTGTTCCCCGAAGGCCGCAGGAGAAATCGTGCAAGGAAATCGAAACTCCACTCTGGAAATCTGGCCGAATGCCACTCATTTTTTCCCTTTCGAGGAACCGGAACGCACTTGGAATCGGATCCGGAACGTCTTAGGAATGGAGAAATGA
- a CDS encoding alpha/beta fold hydrolase: protein MRKRQSEILSPEFFRFRKIKLAYYSVPSVSKAKKEPILFFHANGFSALTYSPIYEDLSKAGYPVYALDFMGHGLSEATDEFHDWYFFRDQVLAFLDHLGLESVFGVGHSLGGASVLLAASNDSKKRFRKLAVLDPTVLTPFTSKLLYFVPNPLAKLADKRRAIFKNLQVVERSYRMMPMYKRWQPKSFQAYLKSAFRIRPDGQFELCLPPKIEAQIFRGLRPGHWKNYEILRQQILVLSATRSDVTPPSACRKLTKNNLESAYFRHSDGSHFFPMEDPSWVSNHIARFLSGKENQGKMKYETIS, encoded by the coding sequence ATGCGAAAAAGACAAAGCGAAATTCTTTCCCCCGAATTCTTTCGATTTCGGAAAATCAAACTAGCCTATTATTCGGTTCCTTCCGTATCGAAGGCCAAGAAGGAACCGATCCTATTCTTCCATGCGAACGGGTTTTCCGCATTAACCTACTCTCCCATATACGAGGATCTGAGTAAGGCAGGATATCCCGTTTACGCCTTGGATTTTATGGGACATGGATTGTCCGAAGCCACGGACGAATTTCACGATTGGTATTTCTTTCGCGACCAGGTGCTGGCTTTTTTGGATCACCTGGGCCTAGAATCCGTTTTCGGGGTCGGCCATTCGTTGGGAGGAGCGTCCGTTCTTTTGGCGGCTTCCAACGATTCAAAGAAACGTTTTCGTAAACTTGCGGTTCTGGATCCTACCGTGTTGACTCCTTTCACTTCCAAACTTTTATACTTCGTCCCGAACCCTTTGGCGAAACTCGCTGATAAACGTAGGGCCATATTCAAAAATCTGCAAGTAGTGGAAAGAAGCTATCGGATGATGCCCATGTACAAACGTTGGCAGCCGAAAAGTTTCCAAGCGTATTTAAAAAGCGCGTTCCGGATTCGTCCGGACGGGCAGTTCGAACTATGTTTGCCGCCGAAAATAGAAGCCCAAATCTTCAGGGGATTGAGACCTGGGCATTGGAAAAATTACGAAATCCTGCGACAACAAATCCTCGTTTTATCCGCTACACGGTCCGATGTCACTCCTCCTTCCGCTTGTAGAAAGCTTACGAAAAACAATCTGGAATCCGCATATTTTCGCCATTCCGACGGATCCCATTTCTTCCCCATGGAAGATCCGAGTTGGGTCTCGAATCATATCGCCCGATTCCTTTCCGGAAAAGAGAATCAAGGAAAGATGAAATATGAAACGATTTCGTAA
- a CDS encoding DUF962 domain-containing protein, which produces MKFAKEMVFYSAYHQEKRNIWIHVLGVPTITFTLFLVLSRFALFSVAGFEITAATVFAAVVLGYYFSLDFIFALATALVFGSLLSLAHYLTASLEAYMAWTVFGVAQLVGWGAQFYGHFIFEKSRPAVFDNLFQAIVSAPIFVVADVFFELGLRKDVQEAVRKELAAQGKLKDFRPAH; this is translated from the coding sequence ATGAAATTTGCAAAAGAGATGGTCTTTTACTCGGCGTATCACCAGGAAAAAAGAAACATCTGGATCCACGTTTTGGGGGTTCCCACCATCACGTTCACTTTATTCCTCGTATTGAGTCGGTTCGCTTTGTTTTCGGTAGCAGGTTTCGAAATCACTGCGGCAACGGTCTTTGCGGCAGTCGTGTTGGGCTACTATTTCAGCTTGGACTTTATTTTCGCCTTGGCCACGGCTCTCGTTTTCGGCTCTCTTTTGTCTCTTGCCCATTATCTGACGGCCTCTCTCGAAGCCTACATGGCTTGGACGGTTTTCGGAGTGGCTCAGTTGGTAGGATGGGGAGCGCAGTTTTATGGGCACTTTATCTTCGAAAAAAGCAGACCTGCGGTTTTCGATAACCTTTTTCAGGCGATCGTATCCGCGCCTATCTTCGTAGTGGCGGACGTATTTTTCGAATTGGGTCTTAGGAAAGACGTTCAGGAAGCGGTCCGAAAGGAACTCGCTGCCCAAGGAAAATTGAAAGATTTCCGACCGGCGCATTGA